In Propionispora hippei DSM 15287, the DNA window TTCTGCCCTGGCACTCAGTCAGGAGGACTGGGACCGCGGCATTGATGTCAATTTTAAAGGCAGTGCCTATTGTGCAACGGAGGCTATCCATTGGATGAAAGAGCAAGGCGGCGGTGACATTGTTAATATTGCCACGTCGGCCATTTATGCTCCCCGGGGAGGCACCATTCCTTACAGTGCTTCCAAGGCGGCTGTTGTCAATATGAGCCGGGCGCTGGCCTGGGAATTCGGGCCTTGTGGTATTAGAGTTAATGTGGTGGCGCCTGGACCGACAGAAACCGATATGGTAAAAATGTTTTTTACACCGGAAAGGCTGGCTAAGACCATTCAGGAAGTCCCGCTGCGCAAAATCTGTCAGCCGGAAGACATCGCCGGTGCAGTATGTTTCCTATTGACGTCCGATGCTGTCATGATAACCGGACAAACACTGGTGGTTGACGGTGGCCGTTCTCTACGGCACCTGGAAAGCTAACACTCTTACAATTGGAAGGAGAAATGACAATGCTGACTAAAAGTGAACTGGCCCGGATGATCGACCACTCGCTGCTAAAGCCGGATGCTTCCTATGACGATGTGGCCCGGGCCTGTCAGGAATGCATTGATTTTGGTTTTAAGACACTTTCCGTTCATTCTTCTCTCGTGAAACGGGCCGCCGATATTTTGGACGGTACCGGCATTGGAATCGACGCTACGGCCGGGTTTCCGCTGGGTGCCATGTCGACGAAAGCCAAAGTATTTGAAACAAGCGATGTGTTTAACAATGGCGCCACAGAAGTGGATACCGTGATCAATCTTGGTGCGTTAAAGGCCAAGGATTACGAACTGGTGCGCTACGATATTCAGGAAGTGGTAAAAGCTGCCGCCGGGAATGTCGTGAAAGTGATTTTGGAGAATTATTACCTTACGCCGAAAGAAATTGCCATTGCCTGTAAGCTATGTGAAGAGGCAGGCGCTCATTTTGTGAAAACCTCTACCGGTTTTGCCCCCGGTGGGGCCGTGTTGGCCGATGTGCGTCTGATGCGGCAGTCGGTCAGTCCGGCCGTAGCTGTAAAGGTGGCCGGTGGGGTGACTACGCTGAAAGATATGTTGAACTTCCTGGAGGC includes these proteins:
- a CDS encoding SDR family NAD(P)-dependent oxidoreductase, coding for MIFQNKVALVTGGSRGIGKAIVERLFREGAKVAINCATSVAEAQKVADSLDASGSSTAVFQANVAVRQEVRDMFARIIERFGRIDILINCAGLGISRDSALALSQEDWDRGIDVNFKGSAYCATEAIHWMKEQGGGDIVNIATSAIYAPRGGTIPYSASKAAVVNMSRALAWEFGPCGIRVNVVAPGPTETDMVKMFFTPERLAKTIQEVPLRKICQPEDIAGAVCFLLTSDAVMITGQTLVVDGGRSLRHLES
- the deoC gene encoding deoxyribose-phosphate aldolase, translating into MLTKSELARMIDHSLLKPDASYDDVARACQECIDFGFKTLSVHSSLVKRAADILDGTGIGIDATAGFPLGAMSTKAKVFETSDVFNNGATEVDTVINLGALKAKDYELVRYDIQEVVKAAAGNVVKVILENYYLTPKEIAIACKLCEEAGAHFVKTSTGFAPGGAVLADVRLMRQSVSPAVAVKVAGGVTTLKDMLNFLEAGATRCGTSKSLKIMAEYDAYANG